In one Rhopalosiphum padi isolate XX-2018 chromosome 3, ASM2088224v1, whole genome shotgun sequence genomic region, the following are encoded:
- the LOC132927691 gene encoding general transcription factor II-I repeat domain-containing protein 2B-like gives MSGRGLKRKIDSECRVFNEKWSLDYFVIYSEYNLKWENLKCITTDGGRNMCGTKKGLIGQIFTNCEKEGFQPMTLHCIIHQQALCGKTLDLSCVMDPIISTVNFIRSSALRHRQFQDFLKEIETEYPDIPYFTAVRWLSRGKVLSRFFELRNEIEIFLIDKNRPLPLLTDSEWVWKLAFLVDITKYMNDFNLKLQGKDVLICDVYTLVKAFRQKLILFETQISKNCFIHFSTCDKYNKESRTQFPVDFAQKIISELKIQFKQRFSDLDVKSEEINIFQNPFSCDIEKLPPTLQMEMIDLQSNDALKIKHREETLVDFYKFLPDIQYPNLKKFAIEYISVFATTYLCEQTFSKMKYIKSKYRSAMTDKHLESILKIGTSNIQPQFDRILAEKHQFHTSH, from the exons ATGTCAGGAAGAGGATTGAAAAGGAAAATAGATTCAGAATGTCGTGTTTTCAATGAAAAGTGGTCGTTGGATTATTTCGTAATTTATTCAg aatataatttgaAGTGGGAAAATTTGAAATGTATCACTACTGATGGCGGAAGAAATATGTGTGGCACAAAAAAAGGTTTAATTGGACAGATATTTACGAATTGTGAAAAAGAAGGTTTTCAACCAATGACTTTGCATTGTATTATACATCAGCAGGCATTATGCGGAAAAACTTTAGACTTGTCTTGTGTTATGGATCCAATAATATCAACAGTAAATTTTATTCGCTCGAGCGCACTTAGGCATCGTCAGTTTCAAgattttttgaaagaaatagAAACGGAGTACCCAGATATACCGTATTTTACCGCAGTTCGATGGCTTAGTCGCGGAAAAGTCCTATCGCGATTTTTTGAACTAagaaatgaaattgaaatatttctaaTTGATAAGAATCGACCATTGCCTTTACTTACAGATAGTGAATGGGTTTGGAAATTAGCTTTTTTAGTggatatcacaaaatatatgaaCGACTTCAACCTAAAATTACAAGGTAAAGATGTTCTAATTTGCGATGTTTACACATTAGTAAAAGCATTTAggcaaaaacttattttatttgaaacgcaaatttcaaaaaattgttttattcatttttctacTTGTGATAAATATAACAAAGAATCAAGAACACAATTTCCAGTCGACTTCgctcaaaaaataatttctgaacTTAAAATCCAATTTAAACAACGTTTTTCTGACCTTGACGTAAAATcggaagaaataaatatttttcaaaatccgTTTAGTTGTGATATTGAGAAGTTACCTCCTACCCTTCAAATGGAAATGATTGATTTACAGAGTAATGATGCACTGAAAATCAAACATCGTGAAGAGACTttagttgatttttataaatttctcccAGATATACAgtatccaaatttaaaaaaatttgcaatTGAATATATATCTGTATTTGCTACGACTTATTTGTGCGAGCAAACTTTttctaaaatgaaatacatCAAATCGAAATATAGATCGGCCATGACTGACAAACACTTGGagtcaattttgaaaattggaaCTAGCAACATACAACCTCAATTCGATCGAATATTAGCAGAAAAACATCAATTTCATacttctcattaa
- the LOC132927623 gene encoding LOW QUALITY PROTEIN: uncharacterized protein LOC132927623 (The sequence of the model RefSeq protein was modified relative to this genomic sequence to represent the inferred CDS: inserted 1 base in 1 codon), producing MSNAKENVFFFIFVRYSSIKKNAPMVAIMPNVWVQNCSNMNFCFWPPQKFQVLKMIKLAVLTDKETWFQYPCEIFKTFGTYEEARVNYQNMTIMMILKARILKTGILLVQQITNKLLTKLIMSNGESKRQSTIRQKCSEHFILPAKSKSEVCDIEKKLQLSASRQLMISRLQQCGGRSLNDTEFVLRTLLTDHCTSNYNFEGRNSGKHXFKDLIMFRIVLDVTMVKHPTGSKDVVRCRIKNWLRLAPSRDKYKNNK from the exons ATGTCAAACgcaaaagaaaatgtttttttttttatatttgtaagatacagttcgataaaaaaaaatgcacccATGGTTGCTATTATGCCTAACGTATGGGTACAAAATTGCAGCaacatgaatttttgtttttggccACCacaaaaatttcaagtattaaaaatgataaaattggcTGTTTTAACAGACAAAGAAACATGGTTTCAATATCcttgtgaaatatttaaaacatttg gaaCATATGAGGAAGCTAGAGTAAATTAccaaaatatgacaataatgaTGATTCTGAAAGCTCGAATATTGAAAACCGGGATTTTGTTAGTTCAACAgataaccaataaattattaacaaaattaatcatGAGCAATGGAGAATCTAAACGCCAATCAACAATCAGACAAAAATGTTCTGAACATTTCATTCTACCTGCTAAATCTAAATCTGAAGTGtgtgatattgaaaaaaaattgcaattgtCTGCTTCACGACAACTAATG attagtAGATTACAGCAATGTGGGGGAAGATCGCTGAATGACACAGAATTTGTATTAAGAACATTATTAACAGACCATTGCACATCTAACTACAACTTTGAAGGTCGAAACTCTGGAAAAC GCTTTAAAGATTTGATAATGTTTAGAATTGTACTTG ATGTAACTATGGTGAAACATCCAACAGGATCCAAAGATGTGGTTAGATGCAGAATTAAAAATTGGTTACGCTTAGCACCATCCCgggacaaatataaaaataataaatga